In Malania oleifera isolate guangnan ecotype guangnan chromosome 8, ASM2987363v1, whole genome shotgun sequence, a single window of DNA contains:
- the LOC131161327 gene encoding alcohol dehydrogenase 1-like, which yields MSSTAGQVIRCKAAVAWEAGKPLVIEEVEVAPPQAMEVRLKILVTALCHSDVYFWEAKGQTPLFPRILGHEAGGIVESVGEGVTDLQPGDHVLPVFTGECKECAHCKSEESNMCTLLRINTDRGVMLNDQKSRFSINGKPIYHFLGTSTFSEYTVVHIGCVAKINPLAPLDKVIVLSCGISTGLGAALNVAKPPKGSSVAVFGLGAVGLAAAEGARLAGASRIIGVDLNPNRFEQATKFGVTEFVNPSDHQKPVQEVIAEMTDGGVDRSIECTGNVNAMISAFECVHDGWGVAVVVGVPHKDAVFKTNPMNLLNERTLKGTFFGNFKPRSDIPSVVEKYMNKELELEKFITHEVPFAEINKAFDYMLKGESIRCIIRMDG from the exons ATGTCAAGCACAGCTGGTCAAGTCATTCGTTGCAAAG CCGCCGTGGCATGGGAGGCAGGGAAGCCGCTGGTGATCGAGGAAGTGGAGGTGGCGCCGCCGCAGGCCATGGAGGTTCGCCTGAAGATCCTCGTCACTGCTCTCTGCCACTCAGATGTCTACTTCTGGGAAGCTAAG GGACAGACCCCTCTTTTCCCCCGAATCCTCGGACATGAGGCAGGAGG GATTGTGGAGAGTGTGGGAGAGGGTGTGACAGATCTCCAACCAGGAGATCATGTCCTTCCGGTGTTCACCGGGGAATGCAAAGAGTGCGCACACTGCAAATCAGAAGAGAGCAACATGTGCACACTCCTCAGGATCAACACCGACCGTGGCGTGATGCTCAACGATCAGAAATCGAGGTTCTCCATCAATGGCAAGCCCATTTACCACTTCCTCGGAACCTCCACCTTCAGCGAGTACACTGTCGTTCACATCGGCTGCGTCGCAAAGATTAACCCACTTGCTCCCCTAGACAAAGTTATTGTTCTCAGCTGTGGGATTTCCACAG gacttggtGCTGCCCTGAATGTTGCAAAACCTCCAAAAGGCTCTAGTGTGGCTGTGTTTGGATTGGGAGCTGTAGGCCTTGCT GCTGCAGAAGGGGCTAGGCTTGCTGGGGCTTCAAGAATTATTGGTGTTGATTTGAATCCCAACAGATTTGAACAAG CTACAAAGTTTGGCGTGACGGAGTTCGTGAACCCATCGGACCATCAAAAACCAGTTCAGGAG GTGATTGCAGAGATGACTGATGGAGGTGTGGACAGAAGCATAGAATGCACTGGGAATGTCAATGCCATGATTTCTGCATTTGAATGCGTCCATGAT GGCTGGGGCGTTGCTGTTGTTGTTGGGGTGCCCCATAAGGATGCTGTCTTCAAGACCAACCCCATGAACTTGTTGAATGAGAGGACTCTCAAGGGTACCTTCTTCGGGAACTTCAAGCCCCGATCCGATATCCCATCAGTGGTCGAGAAATACATGAACAAG GAGCTCGAGCTAGAGAAGTTTATCACACATGAAGTCCCTTTCGCCGAGATCAACAAGGCCTTCGACTACATGCTGAAGGGGGAAAGCATTCGATGCATCATCCGAATGGACGGTTAG